The Engraulis encrasicolus isolate BLACKSEA-1 unplaced genomic scaffold, IST_EnEncr_1.0 scaffold_82_np1212, whole genome shotgun sequence DNA window AATAGTTTACATATTATTTCTCCCCATTTGATGAATTATCACTGTTATTAAATTTGTAAAAGGATAGCAGGATGTGTAGAGTGAATGTATAGTACCTGAACTCCCAGGGCTTGCAGTCTGGATGGCACCCAGCTGAAGATGACACATGCAGTGATGACGAGGAATGTGATGATGATCTGCTGTTGTCCTTCAGTGTCAGTTGTGTGAGATGTGAtgagtgtgaggtcagggcagaggcaAGACAGGAAAGGCTCTTCTCTGACAGGGTAAAGTCATCCAGCCTGGACAAGACATCAGGTTACAGTAAGTCAACCAacactttcaacacacacacaacatgcacactcactcaggcacgcacacaggcatgcacgcacgcacgcacacacacacacacacacacacacacacacacacacacacacacacacacacacacacaaacacaaacacaaacacacacacacacacacacacacacacacacacacacacacacacacacacacacacacacacacacacacacacacacacacactcacacacacacacacatacacacactcactgtgctGAGGTGGAGGATGTGAACACATCAGTCAGCTTCTGAAGAACGTCATCTGGGCTGAGGAGTTCAGTCTGGTCCATCTCTGGTGTCTTGATGTACTTCTGCTGGTCAAACCTTTTCAGATAATCTGCTGAAGTCTTAAACCTAAACTCCCCTGTCTCCCATTgtcctggtaagagcatctctaTAGACAGCTCTCCTGAGCTCCTGCCAATGTactccactacagcatgctgattcagctcattcagaCAGTAATACAGGTTGATCCTcctgtcgtcatcatcatcaccaccaccaccaccaccacctagatCTCTAAGATCCCTGATGTTACGTTTGACTAATTGCACTGTTGGCTCtgagctctgtgattggctgctaTTGTGTGCCTTTAGATGTCTTAAAAGGCTCTGATTGGACTCCAGGgagaggcccagaaggaagcggaggaaaaggtccaagTGTCCATTCCTACTCTCTAAAGCCAGATCCACTGCAGTCTCATGTAGGTCTTGAAGTGTTGCTgctctgaacagagcagagagctgagagCTTTGGTGTTGGTCAGACATGTTTCTCCTGCTGTTGCTAAAGCAGAGGAACACATACAAAGCTGCAAGGAACTCCTGAATACTCAGATGTACAAAGCTGAACACCCTCCCCTGGTAAAGCCCAGTCTCCTCTTTGAAGATCTGAGTGCACACTCCTGAGTACACCGATGCTTCAGTGACATCAATGCCACATTCCCTCAGGTCGTCatcatagaagatcagatttccCTTCTGCAGCTGCTGGAAAGCCAGTTTCCCCAGCTTGAaaatcatctcttcatctcttccttcAAGCTCTGTGtactttgtgtttttatttgtaacttgaatgatcaggaagtgtgtgtacatctgtgtgagaGTCCTTGGCATTTCTACGCTCCCTGATCCATCTGATGTTCTCTCTACTACTGTAGCTGAAATCCAGCTGAacactggaatgtggcacatgatgtagaggctcctggatgacttcaggtgaGCAATGATTCTGCTGGCCAGGCTCTCATCACTGAGcttcttcctgaagtactcttccttCTGTTGGTCGTTAAACCCCCTTATTTCTGTCACCCGGTTCACACACTCAGGAGGGATTAGACTAGCTGCTGCTggtctggtggtgatccagatgaGAGCAGACGGAAGCAGATTCCCCTTGATGAGGTTTGTCAGCAGAACGTCAACTGGGACTGACTCTGACACATCACAACACTCTGGGTTTAAGGAGAAGTTAAGGGGAAGTCGacattcatccagaccatcaaagatgaacatgtGTTTTTTCTCTGAACTGGTGAAGACTCTTAGATCCTTCACGTCTGAGAAAAAGTGCTTCACAAGATCCAGCAGACTGATGGATTTCTCCTTCATCAGGTTCAACTCGCgaaaaggaagaggaaatatgaagTCGACATCCTGATTGGACgttccttcagcccagtccagaatgagCTTCTGCACAGAGACTGTTTTTCCAATGCCTGCTACTCCCTTTGTCAGCACAATTCCAATAGGTTTGACTTGTTTAGATGAGGGTTCGACTTGTTTAGCTGGAGCCTTGGCTTGTTCAGATAGGCGTTTGACTTGTTTAGATAAGCGTTCAAAGACGTCACTGCATTTGACTGGCCTGTCTTGGTTTGCCTCTCTCCAggatgctctctctatctgtctgaccttTTGGTCTGCCTCTCTCCAagatgctctctctatctgtctgacctcatgttcttcattgacctctcctctccccccctctgtgatgtagaggtcTGTGTAGATCTCTCTGAGCAGTGTGGGGATTCCCTGATGTGTGAGTCCCTCCATCAGACACTGAAACTTCTTCAGCAGGTGGGATTTGTGGGCCTGGTGCATCTCCAGACTTAATGGGCCAGAATGGAAACTGTGcataacaaaacacaaaaaataatattatgatatattgatattgatattgtcATATGATCCTcccgcacacatgctcacacaaatgcacacaaacacataaatagGTATTGTAAAAATTGTCACACAGACTGTATGTGGTATGCCTTAATTTCCTTTAAATGAAACTGTAATCCCCCCCAATGTCTTGACCGTTCTCTGACCACTgacatcatcgtcatcctcatcttcatcctcataatcATTACCTACGGATTCCTGAGGAATCTCACATTTCGTTGCTTTTCCTCcattcatgtgtttatttactgtttttgctATCTTGAAATTACAAAGACAAACTTTGCCTATCTGGCGTTTGAATCACAAGGACGCACAGCAAGACAATACCCTCTGTGCGGAGATGCCAGCTGTTCAAACTCGCCCCCTCCGGGGTGAGAAACTCGACCCTCTCAGGTGAGGGAGGTATCCAGTTGTTGCGCGTGCACAGGAATACCACGTGCCCAGGAGAGACGTGGGCCAGATGTATTAACGCTTAATGGTAAACGCTTAATATGATGTATTGAGAATTCcatgatgtgtttggtatcaatctgatggtcgTGATGCGAGTGGTGGcaaggtcttggttttgaaacggTCTTTAGGCAaattattaaagatttagaatcataggggTTCAACGAGGAGTCAGGCAAAGGCCGACCCCTCGAAATTACAATAACCCTGCCCAACGAAATATTCGTAGCTCATTGGTTACCTGACCAAGGTGTCCCACGTGACAAATATGCATTTAAGATGGAAGTAACATATTACGAGAGGTGACTGTATTCAGGACCTCCTCAGATATCTCGTCTGTGTAGCCCATTCTTCCTTGTTCAGGTATGCATTGATTTCTTTCAACATTGTATTCTGTCGTAGTCGTATTGCTGACAAAGTAGATCTTGTCTTAtaataaaactttcataaaaatctggggaagaattccgtttggtctattcatatgtttattGATCTGGTTAAGTAGGCAGTAAGGTTTATTCGCTGTGGATGGAGCGAGGCACACATACTTTGGACTAACACTGATTTAGATCCGACGTCAATGGTGTCTACCTAGGTTGAGATATGTAATGAGAACCGGGACAAGTGCGGGGTGACCTATCTTCCGTTTGCCGTGTACCCACCGCTCGTTAACCTGAGGCAGTCGATCAGGTGTGAGACGTGGAGACACCCCTCTCGGCAGCAACGGCACCTTCTCGGCATCATAAACCCCTGCCTCATCTCTTAACGACTTACATGCAGTTAGGACCCCCAAATAAACAATAGTCGCGCGCTGGGAGGTACCGATGTAATAAATTGCTTAACTAGCTGAACCCAGATGTAACAGACATTGGTAGACTAATCAATTTTATAACAGTAATATAGTAATTAAGTACAAAAACATTATTACATAGGAACTAGAGAGATCCTACGGCTGGGACTCTCATAATTGCGGTATTGGATAATAGGCTATAATTAAAtcttttctacagtccaacgcgGAAGCCATCCAAGGGCCTTGAATTTCCGTCGTTGGGTTTTTGGCCTTATTACAAAATATTGAGGGAATCTGAATTATCATCTGGTATGATATTGTTGATGCTAATGGATTATTTATTCATACTTACATTATAATTACATTATACATGAATGTATCTAAGAAGATCAGATCTTCGTTAAACTGCCTCCTTGGACatgtgctactgtactgtatatgagtgtCACTATGTATTATTAATGAAATGGGGGTTTCAGAAGAAGCAATGTACAGGTGCCTGTTAATCTCAATATGTGCTATCTgtattattttgttattattattattattattcagtttTCCTGTCTGGTACTGAATCTGGATGATGATCATCTGGTATGACATTGCCAATGCCAATGGACTACCAATTATGAGACACAATTATGTATTATGAATTAATGTATTTTTAGACCTCTAACAAAATAATATGTTGTAAGACAGCCTCTTGGTTTATGGGCATATTAATCTGCCAAGCAGATGTTGTTGAAATGACAGCAAGGCTGTAGAGTGAGTTTCAAGTGTCATGATCATAataacacagtcatgaaaaaaaaacacattttgctgTTAAACCAACGCAACAGACCTGCACAACACCTCAAACACCTCaacttagtcaagtcaagttaaatttatttttatagcgcatttcatacacaggtgcaactcaatgtgcttcacaaaaaaaagaacatttaaaacaccaAGATTAAAATACATGGTAAAAAGAATaacataaaaagaacaatacatttaaaaaagatattatatatatgtttaaaacattaagataagaacatggtaagaaataaacatagaaatgaaaatgatataaaatgcaagctagttgaaagcatctgaaaacagctttgtctTAAGTCTAGATTTGAAGCTATTaacagtgggtgcattttttttacatcatttggaagctggttccaaagctttgcagcatagacgctaaaggctgcctctccacactttgtttttactcttgggatcaccagcaaattcttctctgttGACCTTAGTGAAATGGTTGGCGCATACAGCTGAAGCatatctacacagtaaaaacttacaaggatttcagagtaatttactgtgaaatctcacagttaatttctctgatgttctggtacactatgctactgtgatggtcacacggcacacagcaaattagtttgaaatcattgtatcacttgccatttctcacctaacttgcacatcacagtattgtactgtgctcttcaaggataaccagcatgccaaagtgataaagtaggaaacatcacagtaaactactgtgtgggcggagtatctattgaattaatagtgcattggggcacaacttcagtcatagacaggttgggctcttcattacaatcacacctttcattgacattttcagcaaattatttcattcttattgtcttgtggtatacatgtatacacccatcatcagttgactatgtgttccccactctctgtcaaataacaggagaatgagcttttatatattgggagatatacatgaccatcttcatgactgtgggaatatggtcatttttcttgtgtaccactttacatagtacaacccctacaataaacacagaatataacaaggagtaatattttgaaacacacttaagatattccatccagataaatggctctccataagtgcattgcatgatggga harbors:
- the LOC134444893 gene encoding protein NLRC3-like, whose protein sequence is MKEKSISLLDLVKHFFSDVKDLRVFTSSEKKHMFIFDGLDECRLPLNFSLNPECCDVSESVPVDVLLTNLIKGNLLPSALIWITTRPAAASLIPPECVNRVTEIRGFNDQQKEEYFRKKLSDESLASRIIAHLKSSRSLYIMCHIPVFSWISATVVERTSDGSGSVEMPRTLTQMYTHFLIIQVTNKNTKYTELEGRDEEMIFKLGKLAFQQLQKGNLIFYDDDLRECGIDVTEASVYSGVCTQIFKEETGLYQGRVFSFVHLSIQEFLAALYVFLCFSNSRRNMSDQHQSSQLSALFRAATLQDLHETAVDLALESRNGHLDLFLRFLLGLSLESNQSLLRHLKAHNSSQSQSSEPTVQLVKRNIRDLRDLGGGGGGGDDDDDRRINLYYCLNELNQHAVVEYIGRSSGELSIEMLLPGQWETGEFRFKTSADYLKRFDQQKYIKTPEMDQTELLSPDDVLQKLTDVFTSSTSAQLDDFTLSEKSLSCLASALTSHSSHLTQLTLKDNSRSSSHSSSSLHVSSSAGCHPDCKPWEFRLERCDLTEEICCYCLVYYGCSDHKKSGDTAVTK